The Geothrix sp. DNA segment TGGACGGACGCCAACGGCCGCATCCAGATCAGCGACCAGCCGCCGCCCAAGGGCACGGCGGGCGTGAAGCCCTTCGGCGCGCCCTGACGCTACTTCTTCTTCAGGCCCTCGACAATGGCCTCCAGGGCCGCAAGGGAAGCCAGGAAAGTGCCCTCCAGCCGTCCAGGCAGGTCCGGGCCCGCGCTGCTGGAGCCCTCCCGGCCCAGGGCCTCCAGCTCGGCCGCCAGGGTGCGCAGGGCGTTGGCGCCCAGGGCGCCGGAGCCGCCCTTCAGGGCATGGCCCGCACGGGACAGTTCCTCGGCATTCCCCTCGGCGATGGCCGTGAGGATGTCCTGGATGCGGCGGGGCGTGTCCTCCCGGAAGATGGCGACCATTTCGGAGAGCAGGCCATGGCCGCCGTCGTCCAGTTCCACCAGGTTCTGGATGGTGGTCATGTCCAGCAGGTCCGACGCGCTCATGGAGAACTCCCAGGTCCCATGCTGAGGCAGGTGGCCCCGTTCGTCCAAGGGGGATGGCGGTAGGCTGGAGGGATGGATGACCTGACTGCCATGACCCCGGCCGAAACGGCCCTCTCCCTGCTGTTCCGCAAGCTGCACCCCCACCTGGAGGACGCGGCCCATGCCCTGGCCCGGGGAGCCGCCCGCCGGGAGCTGGAGCGCCTGCACCTCAAGCTGATCACGGCCCGGCTGAAGACCGTCGAGCTGCTGGAGGCCGAGGCTGAGGCCCTGCCGGAAGACTCGCCCTTGGCCGAGCTCCTGGAGACCCTGTCCGCCAACCTGACACCCGTGGGGGAGAGCTACCGCCAGGCCTTGACCCTCACGCAGCTCTGTCTGGAGGAGGCCCCGGCGGACCTGCTGCCCCACGCCCCAGAGGGCTGCGTGGCGACCTCCTCCTGGGGCCCGCGCATGACGGACTTCCTCGCACACCTGAAGGATCCCGCCTTCCAGGCTCATCACCGCTGGGAAGCCGTCGAGGAAGACATCGGCGAAACCGAGGAAGGTTAATTTTCGATATTGAAATTGAATCCGCCTGGTAAATAAAATTCAAAATATGCCGATACCCATTAAACTGGGAGGCGTTCGTCATTGGCCTGGCCCCAGGGACCTGCCCGGCCCCGGAGTGTGTCTCGCGAATCATCAGGAGATCCCATGCGCTCTTTCCTTTTCGCCTTGGTGGCCGGTTCCCTGCTGTTCAGCCAGGGGGTACCCCAATCCGCGCCGAAGGTGGATCCGGGCCTGGCACCCTATGTGCCCACCCAGGCCATCACGACCACGGTGGAGAGCATCGGTGCCGATTCCCTTACGGATGTCTGGGAAGAGTGGAGGGCCGGGTTCAAGGCCCTGCAGCCCGGGGCCCAGTTCAAGGTCAACCACGGCCTCTCCACGGCGGCCGTAAAGGCCTTCATGGAGAATGCCTCTCCCATGATCCACATGGCCCGGGAACTCACCCTGGACGAGCACAAGGCCTTCGAGAAGAAGTTCGGCTACGCCCCCACCAAGGTGGTGGCCTGCTACGACGCGTTCATCGTCTTCGTCAACGCGGGCAATCCCATAAAGGACATCGGCATGGACCAGCTGGATGCGGCCTATTCCACCACCCGCAACGGCGGCTACAAGTCCGATTCCACCGTGGAAACCTGGGGCGACCTGGGCGTCCGGGGATCGGACTACGCCAGGCGGCCCATCCACGCCTACATGCGCGCCGAGGGCACGGCCTCGCGGACGACCATCCAGGATCTCGTGCTCTTGAAGGGCAAGTACAAGCCCACGGTCAAGGACGCGGTGGACTGGCCCAGCATCGCGGAAGCGGTGATGACGGACGCCTCGGGCCTCGGCATCGGCACCCTGTCCAACTGGCTGTCCCGCAACAAGACCCTGGCGGTGGCGCCCCTCCAGGTCAAGGAACCCGTGCCGCCCACCCAGGAGAATGTGGTGTCCGGCAAGTACCCCCTGTCCCGCACGTACTACTTCTACGTGAACCGCGCCCCGGGCGCCCAGCTCTCCCCGGCCGTGGCGGAGTTCCTGTCCTTCGTACTCTCGCGGCAGGGGCAGAACGCCGTGGCCCTGGCCTCCCTCTTCCCCTTGCCACCCGACATCGCGCAGTTGAACCGGAAGCGCCTGCGCGCCAACTGAGGTCCCAGGCCGTCGAACGGAAAGGGCGCGGGTTTCCCGCACCCTTTTTGGGCCTGTCCCGGAAAAGATCCGGCCCCGTTCGACCCCCGATCCCTGTCATTCGAGCCCCCGGAACTGCCACCGGGGGAAGGGGCCCCACCAGGGAGGCCTGGATCGCATCTCCTGGTGTGGACGGATGATCCGCCCCAGCCACCAGGAGATCCCCATGACCATCCACCCCCTCCGATTCGCCGCCCTCGCCTTGGCCCTGCTCGCCATCGGCACGGCGCTCTCCGCCCAGGGCTTCGGCCCCGGCCATGGCCGTGGACTGCGGGGCCTGAACCTCAGCGAAACCCAGCAGACCCAGGTGAAGGCCATCCACGACAAGCACCAGGCCGCCTTCAAGGCCAAGGGAGAGACGGCCCGGGCCGCCCACAAGGCTCTGTTCGAGGCCATGCAGAACGCGGCCATGGACGCGGCGGCGCTGAAGACCCTCCATGACAAGGCCTCCGCCGCCCAGTTCGACCTGCTGCTGGAGCATCGGGCCGCGCGGCAGGAGATCCTGCCCCTGCTCACGGCCGAGCAGAAGGCC contains these protein-coding regions:
- a CDS encoding Hpt domain-containing protein, with protein sequence MSASDLLDMTTIQNLVELDDGGHGLLSEMVAIFREDTPRRIQDILTAIAEGNAEELSRAGHALKGGSGALGANALRTLAAELEALGREGSSSAGPDLPGRLEGTFLASLAALEAIVEGLKKK
- a CDS encoding PstS family phosphate ABC transporter substrate-binding protein is translated as MRSFLFALVAGSLLFSQGVPQSAPKVDPGLAPYVPTQAITTTVESIGADSLTDVWEEWRAGFKALQPGAQFKVNHGLSTAAVKAFMENASPMIHMARELTLDEHKAFEKKFGYAPTKVVACYDAFIVFVNAGNPIKDIGMDQLDAAYSTTRNGGYKSDSTVETWGDLGVRGSDYARRPIHAYMRAEGTASRTTIQDLVLLKGKYKPTVKDAVDWPSIAEAVMTDASGLGIGTLSNWLSRNKTLAVAPLQVKEPVPPTQENVVSGKYPLSRTYYFYVNRAPGAQLSPAVAEFLSFVLSRQGQNAVALASLFPLPPDIAQLNRKRLRAN
- a CDS encoding Spy/CpxP family protein refolding chaperone, with the translated sequence MTIHPLRFAALALALLAIGTALSAQGFGPGHGRGLRGLNLSETQQTQVKAIHDKHQAAFKAKGETARAAHKALFEAMQNAAMDAAALKTLHDKASAAQFDLLLEHRAARQEILPLLTAEQKAKFEKTPMGMGPRGGRGRGPGFSGPRHGGPAPEGPDAPPVKPS